CTTTGTTTTTCAACTATCCGCATTGGCCTTTATGACGACGTAAAACGGAAGTACCAAACATTGTTTGGACAAGGTATATCTTTTGGTCGATTATAAACGTAATGATAAAAAACACTATTGAAATAGGAGAACTCAAAGCAACAGGACTATTTAGAAATTAATATGCAAACTCTAGCACTCAAActacttgatatatttttcaaaggATTTATATGtggtaatatattttatttaagtttattatcTTTCCTTATTTAGAACACCACATTTAGATCCACTTGTACAGTACAACATGGACATTGCTTCTATTGCCATATCTCAATGATAATACCAAATATACTAGCTCTGTTAAATTGTTCAGTAACTAATAAATCATTAGCACCGATATATAACAGACTTAGAAACAATGTCGTTTATagagtcatattttttttcttggactttTTTCGCATAGACGATAAATAACTTTCCAAACGAAAAATAGCTGGCAACAACAACATAGCATCAAGTCAAGTGAATttaagtcaagtcaatatttgttttttgtcggatatcatgtaacatttaaaatattagcTATATATTGTATAGTTTTTTTCCGACCGATTCCATAATTCCCGTGTTAGTTAATGACTAAACTTCCCCTATATGCAGACAAGAACGTCACTCCCCCAGTTTACATCCGTATTATGGCGGGCCTGTCGACTGGAGCGCTCTCCGTGACGGTGGCCCAGCCGACGGAAGTGGTGAAGATCCGGATGCAGGCTGCGGGCGCACGGGGTGGGGCTGCGTACACCGGTGGGGTCCTCCAAGCGTACCGTAATATCGCCCGGACGGAGGGGCTTCGAGGGCTCTGGAGAGGTGAGGAGGGAGTTCATAAGAGGGGGGGGGATGTTTTACTCCAAGATCATTGTTTAGATGAACCAGTACGTGGTATTTTGTCAACTGCAGCATGTACTGGTTACACATTCACTCTCTATGAGTTCGAACATTGCTTTACGACTATCTGCCATTTTGTTGACCATTGCAATTGCCAACTTTTGGGAAATCCTATGCCTCGAAAGCTCCTATACAGTTATATTggagaaaataataaaaaaacatgatgcgACCAATTTGGGATTACGCAGATCGATGACTGACAGCATAttaccccccacccccccccccttcggtttatattacaaattcGGGGGTTTTGGTGTGACAAAAACTTCGACCTGTCATAATTTCATCACGCAACTGCGTATTTGTGAACAGTCTGATTTTATGATTCTATTATATgttgattttacattttatttgatcaaactacattatacatttgcatttaattataaataggATACTTGCCGAACGTCACCCGAAACAGCGTGACGGGCGTATCCGAGCTCGTCACCTATGACGTCATCAAAGAAATGATAATCCAGCGTCATTGGATGACGGATAACTTCCCGTGCCACGTAGTGAGCGGATTCAGCGCTGGGTTTGTGGCCACGGTTGTAGCCTCTCCAGTCGACGTCGTGAAGACGCGCTACATGAGCGCCTCTCCCGGGGAGTTCCGTGGCGTCATCCACTGCGCCACCTCTCTCGTGCAGGAATGTGGCCATGGTGCTCTCTACAAAGGGTTggtttgctttattttttatgacttGCCATGAAATTATGTCATTATGTTTCTCGTGTAGCaaaacaacaccaccaccaacaacaacaacaacagcaattacaacaacaacaacacttctAGTGATCTGATTATAGTGAcacttattcatttaaattttaaagtaacCTGGCAAATGATAAGTAAAGTGTTAGAGTTATGGAAGTCACTCACTCCCACCCTCTGCaattattaatacatatttcataataagGTCTTTAACAAGACTATACATAAATTATGAtgttatactttatataaagaACAAGGCTACATTAAGATATAGGGCCACTGAGCAAGAGGGGGGAGGGGGCGGCTCGGGGATTTTCTGTGCATGTATTCATCACagaatgttatatcatattCACGATTTTGTAAATGGAAGTCAACTGTAGGTTATGTTTGCTTGTTTTCTTATGGAATCCGAATCCATTTCGCGCGGTGGAAAAAAAACGGACCAGTATTCGGCGTATCAAAGGTGGGGTGTGGGGTGGGTGACTAATGAGAACCGTGTAAACCTTAAGAAATGAATACCACGTACCCAAAACTGCGGGTTtccaaccattttttttctatgaacTGTGTAACTTGCATCGAAAATGCTATGAAGTCAAGTGCTTGGGCGGGTCCAGAATTTGACGTGAGATGGGCGTAACTTGCGGGCGTAACCTTTTATCTTGCACCCTCTTTTGGAACCGAAACGTATTTGGTGTAAAGCGTTAACGGGGATTTGGGGGTATGCCgtcaagaaatttaaaaaaaattctaggccggaatggtgcattttgggcatattttatttatttttttccacctatatatattgaagtaaaaagtAAACTTCAATCCCCTAGTGACGTATATGCACTTTATATTTGCTTTCCCATATTTCAGATTCGTTCCATCATTTATAAGATTTGGGACCTGGAACATTCTGACCTTCGTGTTCTATGAGCAACTGCAGAGAGGATTCACTTCTGGAATTCTCCTTGTACAGAACAATCATCACTCAGCCTAGTCTTTCCGATTTGATACCGTACTGATAAAGTTGAGAAGTTTGGACACTTTATGAAGCGTTCATCAATAAATTCCTTTGAACTGAACCAAAACCAGtaaatcggaactcctcggtcattttccatcgaaaacgccattggatgtatatggacggtttacaatgtcagaaatttATACAGTTTAACTTCGCTGCAAGTAAATcagtagtaatttcaatttagcagttaaacttcaTGACTTAATTTACTCTAGGGAATCttaactatttatgcaattatacactGCACTgaaaatcaatttgaacttagtaatacaaaatacacgttaaaacactactaTTTAGATTTAATCAAtactattaaattaattatttatttttttacaaactacttcaactgatgtccCGGCTTACATccaatgttgttttcaatggaaaacgGCCGAAGAGTTCCGATTGCAAAACCACTGTGTTTGTACCACGATTTGGTAAAACATGTCTTATGGCAACGTTATAGACATACATGATGTATGTCTGACTCAGGACAATGGTCGTTGTACTAATCCTTGGACGTCGCACAGTTTTCATGATACTTCCATTAACTACCATCCGTGCTTTCTATACATGCAATCTctatatattatgattattgTACATTCTCTAgcattaaatataacattataatttcaTTGGTGATGAGCTATTTGTTcgtctgtttttgaaaatagaatGAGGTATTATCAAAGTCTTGGTGTCGTCATCGTTGGAGTTTTCAGTGATGTTGTAAACAGAAGCTTTAATCTTGGCCATAACTCGAAACCCTTCcaaacattcggaactcctcgggcatttttatcgaaaacaacctcggttgtatttggacggtttacatactcaaaaagcggtacgtttaagtccgctgcaaatagatcgcgtagttatcctatttagcagttaaaatttatgacttaactcttgggaatcttaattatgtttgcaataaaacacttcactggcaatcaatttaaactgagatcaatatatacaactcttaaacactacatttaattaatgatattattcaaaaatttacgaactacttcaactgttgtaccggcatacacccgacgttgtttttgaaaaaaatggccgaggagctccgaatgcctTCCAAAATGCAATGGAACCTTCTTAGCCAATGTGcacatacagtcgaaacccgaaGTTCGATAACCTAGGGACCGGAAAAAAAACGTCGAGCCAAGCATATATCAAGccaaaaggtaaaaaaaatcggtcctttacatcaagtttgagccaacaagga
The DNA window shown above is from Mya arenaria isolate MELC-2E11 chromosome 6, ASM2691426v1 and carries:
- the LOC128238932 gene encoding mitochondrial uncoupling protein 3-like encodes the protein MTSSSSQPYRVHPHPENPLGVRLASAGIGACIADLVTYPLDMAKVRLQIRNSPMPRLLPDNMELLVNGDCVRRSVLLPAPEGMLGTLAAIARKDGFRAVYAGLTAGLQRQLCFSTIRIGLYDDVKRKYQTLFGQDKNVTPPVYIRIMAGLSTGALSVTVAQPTEVVKIRMQAAGARGGAAYTGGVLQAYRNIARTEGLRGLWRGYLPNVTRNSVTGVSELVTYDVIKEMIIQRHWMTDNFPCHVVSGFSAGFVATVVASPVDVVKTRYMSASPGEFRGVIHCATSLVQECGHGALYKGFVPSFIRFGTWNILTFVFYEQLQRGFTSGILLVQNNHHSA